The following proteins come from a genomic window of Anaerolineae bacterium:
- a CDS encoding low molecular weight phosphatase family protein, giving the protein MNPEPTILFICTGNFYRSRFAEAVFNHRARALGLPQRAFSRGLATHTIDGDLSPWARQALEERGIPLDCTGPTRIPLTQHDLMRAQRIIALKEDEHRPLMERHFPLWADRIQYWHVHDLDVSEADEALPQIERLVEELIEDLRAEDGRA; this is encoded by the coding sequence ATGAACCCGGAGCCTACCATTCTCTTCATCTGCACTGGCAACTTCTACCGCTCCCGCTTCGCGGAGGCGGTTTTCAACCATCGCGCCCGAGCCCTGGGTCTGCCTCAACGCGCCTTCTCCCGCGGCCTCGCCACCCACACGATTGATGGCGACCTCTCCCCCTGGGCCCGGCAGGCCCTCGAGGAACGTGGCATCCCCCTGGACTGCACCGGGCCCACGCGCATCCCCCTTACCCAGCATGACCTCATGCGGGCCCAGCGCATCATCGCCCTCAAGGAGGACGAGCATCGCCCCCTGATGGAACGACACTTCCCTCTGTGGGCCGACCGCATCCAGTACTGGCACGTGCACGACCTGGACGTTAGCGAGGCAGATGAGGCCCTGCCCCAGATCGAGCGCCTAGTCGAAGAGTTGATCGAAGATCTCAGGGCCGAGGACGGGCGGGCCTAG
- a CDS encoding MFS transporter — protein sequence MGPTSPSSGSGTAIRNLTVLLSGIFVVTAAAAVSPALPAMEAHFSAVPGVSLLVPLVLTAPALSIAVAAPLSGAIMDRWGRRPVLLTSLVIVGLAGSAGYALPSLPAILASRVVLGLGVAGSITASTALISDYLSGQERDRYLGYQSAVIWFGGTLFSQVGGLLADRHWRDPFLLFLAALAVVPMALLCVPEPDRGSAPERTSSPPTPERTRSSSAASGRLGLRLAVPYLVALLRTAAFFVIVVHLPFYLSSHFGAGGAQIGTALAVMNLSAGAAGMAYGPLAKRFPLSSLFAGIFLAMAAGYLILGLATGYPIILAGLIAAGAANGVVVPHLTLWLILMVPPATRGRAFGSLTTAIHLGQFVSPILVAPISGRFALSGAYLACAGLLVGMALLFRAVDRAGGDRPGSGAGCASPR from the coding sequence ATGGGGCCCACATCACCGAGCTCCGGGAGCGGCACAGCCATACGTAATCTCACCGTCCTTCTCAGCGGCATCTTCGTCGTCACCGCCGCTGCCGCCGTTTCCCCGGCCCTGCCGGCCATGGAAGCCCACTTCTCTGCCGTTCCGGGCGTGAGCCTGCTCGTCCCTCTGGTCTTGACCGCGCCCGCCCTCTCCATCGCCGTCGCCGCCCCTCTGTCCGGCGCCATCATGGACCGCTGGGGCCGGCGGCCGGTGCTGCTTACTTCCCTGGTCATCGTGGGGCTGGCCGGCAGCGCCGGCTACGCACTCCCCTCCCTGCCCGCCATCCTGGCGTCTCGGGTGGTCCTGGGCCTGGGGGTGGCCGGCTCCATCACCGCCTCCACCGCCCTGATCTCCGACTACCTTTCCGGCCAGGAACGCGACCGCTACCTGGGCTATCAGTCGGCCGTCATCTGGTTCGGCGGTACCCTGTTCTCCCAGGTCGGAGGCCTCCTAGCCGACCGGCACTGGCGGGACCCCTTCCTGCTCTTCCTGGCTGCCCTGGCGGTGGTGCCTATGGCGCTGCTCTGCGTGCCCGAGCCCGACCGCGGATCGGCCCCGGAGCGCACCAGCTCTCCGCCGACGCCGGAGCGAACCCGATCCTCTTCGGCCGCTTCGGGCAGACTCGGGTTGCGGCTGGCGGTGCCCTACCTGGTGGCGCTCCTGCGCACGGCCGCCTTCTTCGTGATAGTGGTTCACCTGCCGTTCTATCTGAGCTCCCACTTCGGTGCCGGGGGCGCCCAGATTGGCACCGCGCTGGCTGTGATGAACCTGTCTGCCGGGGCCGCCGGAATGGCATACGGCCCCCTGGCGAAGCGCTTTCCCCTGTCCTCTCTGTTCGCCGGCATCTTCCTGGCCATGGCTGCCGGCTACCTCATTCTGGGCCTGGCCACGGGCTACCCCATCATTCTGGCCGGGCTGATCGCGGCCGGGGCCGCCAACGGAGTAGTAGTGCCCCACCTCACCCTGTGGCTCATCCTAATGGTGCCCCCAGCGACTCGCGGCCGCGCCTTCGGCTCGCTTACCACCGCCATACATCTGGGTCAGTTCGTGTCTCCCATCCTGGTTGCACCCATCAGCGGCCGGTTCGCTCTCTCCGGCGCGTACCTGGCGTGCGCCGGCCTTCTGGTCGGGATGGCCCTGCTCTTCAGGGCGGTCGACCGAGCCGGCGGGGACCGACCGGGCTCGGGCGCGGGGTGCGCCTCTCCCCGGTGA
- a CDS encoding YbaN family protein, whose protein sequence is MDDLRRPILIGLGSLLVALALVGVFLPLLPTTPLLLLAAACYARSSDRFYHWLVDHQRLGPYVRDFRSGRGIPLQGKVMGLICMWAAILYAVFFTASLLAGAVLLLIAMGASGYLVSLPTSRS, encoded by the coding sequence GTGGATGACCTGAGGAGACCGATCCTTATAGGCCTCGGCAGTCTGCTCGTGGCCCTGGCCCTCGTGGGTGTGTTTCTGCCCCTCCTGCCCACCACTCCCTTGCTGCTTCTCGCCGCTGCCTGCTACGCCCGCTCCTCCGACCGCTTCTACCACTGGCTGGTCGACCACCAGCGGCTCGGCCCTTATGTCAGGGATTTCCGCTCCGGCCGGGGAATCCCTTTGCAGGGCAAGGTTATGGGCCTGATCTGCATGTGGGCCGCCATCCTGTATGCCGTCTTCTTCACCGCCTCCCTGCTCGCAGGCGCCGTACTCCTCCTCATCGCCATGGGCGCCTCCGGCTATCTCGTCTCCCTGCCCACATCCCGTTCATGA
- a CDS encoding ribbon-helix-helix protein, CopG family, with the protein MVRTQVLLTEEQPERLQTLAAKRGQSASELVRQCTDTALRSYTEIGEAAKRQRGLEVVGAFRSGKSDISARHDDYLAKDYAGCASS; encoded by the coding sequence ATGGTGAGAACTCAAGTCCTGTTGACTGAAGAACAGCCTGAGCGACTGCAGACCCTGGCGGCCAAGCGCGGCCAATCGGCGTCGGAACTGGTGCGTCAGTGTACTGACACTGCCCTTCGCTCATACACCGAGATTGGTGAGGCGGCGAAGCGCCAGCGTGGCCTTGAGGTTGTCGGCGCCTTCCGCTCGGGCAAGAGCGACATCTCCGCCCGTCACGATGATTACCTGGCCAAGGACTACGCTGGTTGCGCGTCTTCGTAG
- a CDS encoding sulfatase, with product MPPYNILYLHSHDTGRYVQPYGHAIPTPNIQRLAQEGVLFRQAFCAGPTCSPSRAALLTGRSPHSCGMIGLAHRGFRLNDYSQHIVHTLRTAGYYSALAGVQHVAAEAETIGYDEVLGHGLPRERRREAEHDAAEFLRHPPRQPFFLSVGFTETHRPFPEPGPEDDPRFAGPPAPLPDAPETRYDMAAFKSSARILDEKMGVVLEALQQGGLADNTLVLCTTDHGMAFPRMKCNLYDGGIGVMLIMQGPGGFTGGKAMDALVSHLDLFPTLCDLLEIEPPEWLEGVSLMPLIRGEKDEVRNAVYSEVTYHAAYEPMRCIRTQRWKYIRRFDQRLRPVLPNCDESPSKDLWLAHGWADRDYDREELYDLVFDPNETNNLAAEPHLRPVLEDLRTRLVDQWMRYTDDPLLEGFVPPPPDARVNHPEGNSPQEPTMSGAEFVALWRSRGT from the coding sequence ATGCCGCCTTACAACATCCTCTACTTGCACTCCCACGACACCGGCCGCTACGTCCAGCCCTACGGGCACGCCATCCCCACCCCAAACATCCAGCGCCTGGCCCAGGAGGGCGTCCTCTTCCGTCAGGCCTTCTGCGCCGGGCCCACCTGCTCCCCCAGTCGCGCCGCGCTCCTCACCGGCCGCTCGCCGCACTCCTGCGGCATGATCGGCCTGGCCCACCGCGGCTTTCGGCTGAATGACTACAGCCAGCACATCGTCCACACCCTGCGCACCGCCGGCTACTACTCGGCCCTGGCCGGAGTGCAGCACGTGGCCGCCGAGGCCGAGACCATCGGCTACGACGAGGTACTGGGCCATGGCCTCCCCCGCGAGCGGCGCCGGGAGGCCGAGCATGACGCTGCCGAGTTCCTCCGGCACCCGCCCCGGCAGCCCTTCTTCCTGTCCGTGGGCTTCACCGAGACCCACCGCCCCTTCCCCGAGCCTGGCCCCGAAGATGACCCGCGCTTCGCCGGGCCGCCCGCTCCTCTGCCCGACGCCCCCGAGACCCGCTACGACATGGCCGCTTTCAAGAGCAGCGCCCGCATTCTGGATGAGAAGATGGGCGTGGTGCTCGAAGCCCTGCAACAGGGCGGACTGGCCGACAACACCCTGGTCCTCTGCACCACCGACCACGGCATGGCGTTCCCTCGAATGAAGTGCAACCTGTACGACGGCGGCATCGGCGTCATGCTCATCATGCAGGGGCCCGGCGGCTTCACCGGAGGCAAGGCGATGGACGCCCTGGTGTCGCACCTGGACCTCTTCCCCACTCTGTGCGACCTGCTCGAGATCGAGCCGCCCGAGTGGCTGGAGGGTGTCTCCCTCATGCCTCTCATTCGAGGGGAGAAGGACGAGGTGCGCAACGCCGTCTACTCTGAGGTGACCTACCACGCCGCCTACGAGCCCATGCGCTGCATCCGCACCCAGCGCTGGAAGTACATCCGCCGCTTCGACCAGCGCCTCCGGCCCGTCCTGCCCAACTGCGACGAGAGCCCTAGCAAGGACCTCTGGCTGGCCCACGGCTGGGCCGACAGGGACTACGACCGCGAGGAGCTCTACGACCTGGTGTTCGACCCCAATGAGACCAACAACCTGGCCGCCGAGCCCCACCTGCGGCCGGTGCTGGAGGACCTGCGCACCCGGCTCGTGGACCAGTGGATGCGCTACACCGATGACCCTCTGCTCGAGGGTTTCGTCCCTCCTCCCCCAGACGCCAGAGTGAACCACCCTGAGGGCAACTCCCCCCAGGAGCCGACCATGAGCGGGGCGGAGTTCGTAGCGCTGTGGAGGAGCCGAGGCACGTGA
- the mgrA gene encoding L-glyceraldehyde 3-phosphate reductase, with protein sequence MEAFPCPDRYETMTYRRCGKSGLLLPAISLGLWYNFGEVDRLDNCRALIRRAFDLGITHFDLANNYGPPPGSAEETFGRILKKDLAAYRDELIISSKAGYYMWPGPYGNWGSRKYLVASLDQSLRRMGLEYVDIFYHHRPDPETPMEETMRALDHIVRQGKALYAGISSYTPEQTRQAAAIMRDLGTPLLIHQPSYNMFNRWIEESLLDVLPQEGMGCIVYVPLAQGLLTDKYLQGIPPDSRAARPSAAFSEAQVTEDKVAKARLLNELARERGQSLAQMALAWVLRQPAVTSALTGASKVSHVEDNVKALQNLEFSAEELQRIDSILAG encoded by the coding sequence ATGGAAGCCTTTCCTTGTCCTGACCGCTACGAGACCATGACCTATCGCCGCTGCGGCAAGAGTGGCCTCTTGCTCCCCGCCATCTCGCTGGGGCTGTGGTACAACTTCGGCGAGGTGGATCGGTTGGACAACTGCCGGGCCCTGATTCGCCGCGCCTTCGATCTGGGCATCACCCACTTCGATCTAGCCAACAACTATGGCCCGCCCCCCGGCTCGGCCGAGGAGACCTTCGGTCGCATCCTGAAGAAGGATCTGGCCGCATACCGGGACGAGCTCATCATCTCCAGCAAGGCCGGCTACTACATGTGGCCTGGCCCCTATGGCAACTGGGGCTCCCGTAAGTATCTGGTCGCCAGCCTGGACCAAAGCCTGAGGCGTATGGGCCTCGAGTACGTGGACATCTTCTACCACCACCGGCCCGACCCTGAAACGCCCATGGAAGAGACCATGCGCGCCCTGGACCACATCGTCCGCCAGGGTAAGGCCCTATACGCCGGGATCTCTTCCTACACACCCGAGCAGACGCGCCAGGCCGCCGCCATAATGCGGGATCTGGGCACGCCCCTGCTCATCCACCAGCCCTCGTACAACATGTTCAACCGTTGGATCGAGGAGAGCCTCCTGGACGTCCTGCCTCAGGAGGGCATGGGTTGCATCGTGTATGTGCCCCTGGCGCAGGGCCTCCTCACCGACAAGTACCTCCAAGGGATACCGCCGGACTCTCGAGCCGCTAGGCCCAGCGCTGCCTTCAGCGAGGCCCAGGTCACCGAGGACAAAGTAGCCAAGGCCAGGCTGCTCAACGAACTGGCCCGAGAGCGGGGCCAAAGCCTGGCCCAGATGGCTCTGGCCTGGGTGCTGCGCCAACCTGCCGTCACCTCCGCATTGACCGGAGCCAGCAAGGTCTCCCACGTCGAAGACAACGTCAAGGCGCTGCAGAACCTGGAGTTCAGCGCTGAGGAACTGCAGCGGATCGATAGCATCCTGGCCGGGTAG
- a CDS encoding class I SAM-dependent methyltransferase, whose protein sequence is MSEELKITATNGGLDLSLLRRLAQRPPLFAPHQARFWDDPYISRQMLAAHLDPHTDAASRRPETIEAIVAWLVSHLGLQPGDAVLDLGCGPGLYASRLSRRGLRVTGVDFSPNSLDYARRQAWEDGLEIEYVQLNYLKLDYRERFDAAFLIYFDLAVLSDADRDEVVRRTRRALKPGGAFVFDVPTARWPRPPDGYQEWDVSAGGFWKPGPYLRLTQHFDYPEAEAQVQQTIVIEEDGTLSLYRIWDRSYSPETVTAMLEAQGFRVESLWADLTGRPLEPDSPALGVVARKEG, encoded by the coding sequence TTGTCCGAAGAACTGAAGATAACGGCCACCAACGGTGGTCTGGACCTGAGCCTGCTGAGACGGCTCGCTCAGAGGCCGCCTCTGTTCGCGCCTCACCAGGCCCGCTTCTGGGACGACCCGTACATATCCCGCCAGATGCTGGCCGCCCACCTCGATCCCCACACCGACGCCGCCAGCCGCCGCCCCGAGACCATCGAGGCCATCGTGGCCTGGCTAGTGTCTCACCTGGGGCTGCAGCCAGGGGATGCCGTGCTCGATTTGGGTTGCGGGCCTGGCCTCTACGCCTCCAGGCTATCCCGGCGGGGCCTGCGGGTCACCGGCGTGGACTTCTCTCCCAACTCGCTCGACTACGCCCGTCGCCAGGCGTGGGAGGACGGGCTCGAGATCGAGTACGTGCAGCTCAACTACCTGAAGCTCGACTACCGGGAGCGTTTCGACGCCGCCTTCCTCATCTACTTCGACCTGGCGGTGCTCTCGGACGCTGATCGGGACGAGGTGGTGCGCCGAACGCGCCGGGCCCTCAAGCCGGGAGGCGCATTCGTCTTCGACGTGCCCACAGCACGGTGGCCGCGCCCGCCGGATGGCTACCAGGAGTGGGACGTCTCAGCGGGCGGCTTCTGGAAACCGGGCCCGTACCTGAGACTGACGCAGCACTTTGACTATCCCGAGGCAGAAGCGCAGGTGCAGCAGACCATCGTCATAGAGGAGGACGGCACCCTCAGCCTCTACCGCATCTGGGATAGGTCGTACTCGCCGGAGACGGTCACGGCCATGCTGGAGGCACAGGGATTCCGGGTGGAGAGCCTGTGGGCCGACCTGACAGGCCGGCCTCTGGAACCCGACTCTCCGGCGCTCGGTGTGGTGGCGCGCAAGGAAGGGTAG
- a CDS encoding cyclic nucleotide-binding domain-containing protein has translation MDRPALGSVPFFSSFGAEALEFLEQRLEPVQVEPGAFLMRCNEAAGHAFVVSQGRLRLLDASGRQLAWLGPGSVVGEADALSGGHYSVGAEAVTAVSAWALPVEAIRRVVRRFPEELLTLERTLGYRPREALRGFAEWLAEMEPFRGGDTDELIQLASQLQPMVLEPGEELGERSQSRLVVVQSGEVDARQEAGEPPVERQGGSIFAEGSVLLSDAGAVEGRVTAPTLAWYLPEHAYSQQRWEGFGLLDRLFPQATEWTAASGAKEARAPRGDAAGPGKASSRADAGSVGPGVRRLPPGLAIRLVLAVVLGVPLLMACARGMYASVPGFGGVNPTRDLSRYRETAIAMTPMVLAEALTPTPTFAPSPTPAPTDTTVPTPTSVPETATAVPTETPAPTDTPEPTDTPEPTDTPQPAPESVPLAAVTTPEGEQAPPPTPEQESEPTPEPTPLPPPPDTPTPVPPEQPVEVGIRAYDEYGNEVPLEALQAKYGFHIRRAEVQSGQQVFRVVALREVVGPATIVVRTNPHQPVAFHWPGAPAQPNAGHDWDGSYEMGVTNEQGEVGFGMGRGSYIQDLSAGGPHGVWVCSAIPSDAVFGLGMLGGTVHAHVDVEFQLATAP, from the coding sequence GTGGATAGACCCGCTCTGGGCAGCGTTCCCTTCTTTAGCAGCTTTGGTGCCGAGGCGCTGGAGTTCCTGGAACAACGGCTGGAACCGGTGCAAGTGGAGCCGGGCGCTTTTCTCATGCGGTGCAATGAAGCCGCCGGGCACGCGTTCGTCGTCTCTCAAGGTCGCCTGCGCCTGCTAGACGCGAGCGGCCGCCAGCTGGCCTGGCTCGGGCCTGGCAGCGTGGTGGGCGAAGCGGATGCACTCTCGGGAGGACATTACTCGGTCGGGGCCGAGGCGGTTACCGCCGTGAGCGCCTGGGCCCTGCCGGTGGAGGCTATACGGCGAGTTGTCCGCCGGTTCCCGGAGGAGCTCCTCACGCTGGAGCGGACACTGGGATACCGGCCCCGGGAGGCGTTGCGCGGGTTTGCCGAGTGGCTCGCCGAGATGGAGCCGTTCCGAGGCGGGGACACCGACGAACTGATCCAGCTAGCGTCCCAGCTGCAACCGATGGTGCTCGAACCCGGTGAGGAGCTGGGCGAGCGCAGCCAATCGCGCCTGGTGGTGGTGCAGTCCGGTGAAGTTGACGCTCGGCAGGAAGCGGGCGAGCCTCCGGTGGAGCGGCAGGGTGGCTCGATCTTCGCCGAGGGCTCCGTGCTCCTCAGCGACGCTGGGGCAGTCGAGGGTCGGGTCACCGCCCCCACTCTGGCCTGGTACCTGCCGGAGCACGCCTACTCCCAGCAGCGATGGGAGGGCTTCGGGCTACTCGATCGGTTGTTCCCCCAAGCGACCGAATGGACGGCGGCCTCCGGCGCGAAGGAGGCTAGGGCGCCGCGAGGAGACGCCGCGGGCCCGGGGAAGGCCAGTTCGCGGGCTGATGCTGGGAGCGTGGGTCCGGGGGTTCGGCGCTTGCCCCCGGGCCTCGCCATCCGGCTGGTCCTGGCCGTGGTGCTGGGCGTGCCCCTCCTGATGGCCTGTGCCAGAGGGATGTATGCGTCTGTGCCGGGCTTCGGCGGCGTGAACCCTACGCGGGACCTGAGCCGGTATCGCGAGACGGCCATCGCCATGACCCCGATGGTGCTGGCTGAGGCCCTCACCCCGACTCCGACCTTCGCTCCATCGCCCACCCCCGCTCCCACTGACACGACCGTGCCCACGCCCACGTCGGTGCCCGAGACAGCGACTGCGGTGCCCACCGAGACCCCGGCGCCCACGGATACGCCCGAGCCAACCGACACGCCTGAGCCCACAGACACTCCACAACCGGCGCCCGAGTCGGTTCCGCTGGCGGCTGTCACCACGCCGGAAGGGGAGCAGGCACCTCCGCCGACGCCGGAGCAGGAGAGCGAGCCTACTCCCGAACCCACGCCTTTGCCACCACCTCCCGACACGCCGACGCCTGTCCCGCCAGAGCAGCCGGTGGAGGTAGGCATAAGGGCGTACGACGAGTACGGGAACGAGGTACCCCTAGAGGCACTGCAGGCCAAGTACGGCTTCCACATTAGGAGGGCCGAGGTGCAGTCAGGGCAGCAGGTCTTTCGGGTGGTGGCCCTGCGGGAAGTGGTGGGCCCAGCCACCATCGTGGTGCGGACCAACCCGCACCAGCCCGTTGCCTTTCACTGGCCGGGCGCCCCGGCCCAACCCAACGCGGGGCACGACTGGGATGGCTCCTACGAAATGGGCGTCACCAACGAGCAGGGGGAGGTCGGCTTCGGAATGGGCCGTGGCTCCTACATTCAGGACCTGAGCGCCGGCGGTCCCCACGGGGTCTGGGTGTGCTCCGCCATTCCCTCGGATGCAGTGTTCGGGCTGGGCATGCTGGGCGGGACGGTGCACGCGCACGTGGATGTGGAGTTTCAGCTAGCCACGGCGCCATGA
- a CDS encoding endonuclease VIII: MIELPEAFTIARQMTAELRGRRIQSGNRGNSPHKFAFYSRSSEEYEAILPGKRVGESVAHGTNILTPLDPGCFLVLGGGGERILFHEDEKSLPKKYQLLLRFEDGAHLSVSIQGWGSAMLLESPELKVHPHLRAKGPSPLSDEFTYDYFRGLFEGIPEGDPRAIKYFLISEPGVWGLGNGYTQDILFRAGIHPRRRAVDVSEDGRRSLYRAVREVLAEATELGGRDSEKDLYGRPGGYKRVLDSKAVGKPCPLCGTTIEKIQFLGGASYFCPGCQR, encoded by the coding sequence ATGATCGAGCTACCGGAAGCGTTCACCATTGCCAGGCAGATGACGGCGGAGCTGCGCGGCAGGCGCATCCAATCTGGCAATCGGGGCAACTCGCCCCACAAGTTCGCCTTCTACAGCCGCAGCTCTGAGGAGTACGAGGCCATCCTGCCCGGCAAGAGGGTGGGCGAGTCCGTGGCCCACGGGACCAACATCCTCACCCCTCTCGATCCGGGCTGCTTCCTGGTGTTGGGAGGGGGCGGCGAGCGCATCCTGTTCCATGAGGATGAGAAGAGCCTGCCCAAGAAGTATCAACTGCTCCTGCGGTTCGAGGACGGCGCTCACCTGAGCGTGTCCATCCAGGGGTGGGGCTCGGCCATGCTGCTGGAAAGCCCCGAGCTGAAGGTCCACCCCCACCTGAGGGCCAAGGGACCTTCGCCGCTGAGCGACGAGTTCACCTACGACTACTTCCGGGGCCTGTTCGAGGGCATCCCGGAGGGCGACCCTCGGGCGATCAAGTACTTCCTGATCAGCGAGCCGGGCGTGTGGGGCCTGGGCAACGGCTACACCCAGGACATCCTCTTCCGAGCCGGGATCCACCCCCGGAGGAGGGCGGTGGACGTGAGCGAGGACGGGCGGCGGTCGCTGTATCGGGCGGTGCGGGAGGTGTTGGCCGAGGCGACGGAGCTGGGGGGAAGGGACAGCGAGAAAGACCTGTACGGCCGGCCGGGCGGGTACAAGAGGGTGCTGGACAGCAAGGCGGTGGGGAAGCCGTGCCCGTTGTGCGGCACGACGATCGAGAAGATCCAGTTCCTGGGCGGGGCGTCGTACTTCTGTCCGGGGTGTCAGAGGTAG